The region CAAGATCGAGCAGGTGAAGGCCCTCAAGATCGCCCTCCTGGGCACCGACTCGGCGGTGGGCAAGCGCACCACCGCCTGGCTGCTGGTGGAGGCCTTGCGCGCCGCCGGTCACCCGGCGGAGATGGTGGGTACCGGCCAGACCGCCTGGATGCAGGGGGCCCCCTACAGCCTGATTCTCGACTCCCTGATCAACGACTTCGTCGCCGGCGAGATCGAGCACGCGGTGTGGAGCGCCTGGGACGCGGCACGGCCCCAGGCCATCGTCATCGAGGGCCAGGGCAGCCTGATGAACCCCGCCTATCCCGGCGGCTTCGAGATCCTCGCCGCCGCCCGGCCGGACGTGGTGATCCTCCAGCACGCCCCCACCCGCAAGGAGTACGACGGCTTCCCCGGCCATCCGCTACACCCCCTGCCGCAGCAGATTCAGGCCATCGAGATGATCTCCGGCAAGCCGGTGGTGGCGGTAACGGTGAACCACGAGGGGATGGAGGGCCAGCAGATCGACGACGCCTGCCGTGCCATCCGGGAAGAGACCGGCCTGCCGGCGGTGGACGTGCTGCGGGACGGCGCCGGGGCATTGGTGCCGCTCCTCGTCCAACGCCTTCCAGCCACCGACGGCGCCGGCTGAGGAGGCCGCCATGCGCATCGTCCGAGTCGAGGCGTGGCCGGTGGAGCTGCGCCTCACCGAGCCCTACACCATCGCCTACGAAACCGTCGAGGAGGTCACCAACCTCTTCCTGCGAGTGATCACCGACGGCTCCCTGGTGGGCTACGGCTGCGCGGCGCCGGCGCCGGAAGTCACCGGGGAGGACCCGCAGGAGGTGCTGGCAGCGCT is a window of Acidobacteriota bacterium DNA encoding:
- a CDS encoding DUF1611 domain-containing protein — encoded protein: MTDPRSPEARTPDARPPDARTPDGSAIVYCQGAFNTPNGKTAHGLVRRTERYRVLSVVDAAHAGQDAGQVLDGKPSGIPIYPDVATALEASHRAAGGPASHLVIGLAPDGGRLGPEHREAVAGAIRSGLHVDSGLHDFLTEDPELSRLAEVQGVDLRDVRKPPPRSQLHFFSGKIEQVKALKIALLGTDSAVGKRTTAWLLVEALRAAGHPAEMVGTGQTAWMQGAPYSLILDSLINDFVAGEIEHAVWSAWDAARPQAIVIEGQGSLMNPAYPGGFEILAAARPDVVILQHAPTRKEYDGFPGHPLHPLPQQIQAIEMISGKPVVAVTVNHEGMEGQQIDDACRAIREETGLPAVDVLRDGAGALVPLLVQRLPATDGAG